The Blautia pseudococcoides genome segment TCTCAGATGCCTCTTTTGCCACTGCTTTTGCCACTGCATCAGCGTCTTCCACTGTCACGCCGCGGATGGGAATGAACGGAACAACGTCCACACAGCCCATACGGGGATGCTGACCCTGATGTTTTGTCATATCAATCAGTTCCACTGCTTTACCGATTGCTGCAACCATTGCGTCTTTTAACGGCTCCGGCTCACCGATAACCGTTACAACGCTTCTGTTGTGGTCTTCATCGGAGGTGTAGTCCAAAAGCTTAACGCCCTCTCTGTTACGGAAGCAGTCAACGATTTTTTCTAATTTTTCTTTGTCTCTTCCTTCACTGAAATTAGGTACGCATTCGATAATTCTTTCCATGATATTTTCTCCTTTATGTTGTAATAAATTTGGGTTACCATTTTTTATGATAAACAGTATCGCCATTCTTGATCACCGTTTCCACCAGGTTGATAGCTGTATGGTAGGGCATAAAATGAATGGACGGGAATTTTAAGAAAATAATGTCTGCGGCTTTTCCCGGTTCTAAGCTTCCCACTTTGTCCGCACGGTCAACAGCGGCTGCGCCGTTGATGGTAAGGGCTGTGATGACTTCCTCTATGGACATGTTCATGTAAATGCATCCAAGGGCAACCATCAGAGGAATGGAATTGGAGAAGCAGCTTCCCGGATTCAGATCAGAAGCCAGCGCAACCGCGCAGCCCTCGTCGATCATCCTGCGGGCAGGCGCATATTCCTCCTTCAGTCCAAAAGCGGTCAGGGGCAGGATGGTACTGATGACACCGGCATCCCGCATCTGGCGGATGCCTTCAGCAGATGCCTTCAGCAGATGGTCTGCGGAAACCGCGCCCACTCTCGCCGCCAGTTCGGAGCCTCCAAGCTGGTAAATCTCATCTGCATGGATTTTCAGCTTAAAGCCCATTTCCTTTGCTTTTGTCATATAATACTCCGAGTCTTCCACCGTAAATACATTCTTCTCTGTGAAGATATCCGCAAACTCTGCCAGATTCTCCTCTTTTACTTTTGGCATTACATGATTTAACTGTTCGTCCAAAAATTCTCTTTCTTTTCCCTTCCACTGGGGAAGCACACTGTGAGGCCCCAGGAATGTGGAAACAATGTCCACCGGATGGGTTTCGTTTAACTTTTTCATGGCACGGAGCATTTTCAGCTCTGTGTCACAGTCCATACCGTAGCCGCTTTTGCCTTCCACGGTTGTCACGCCGAATTCCAGCATACGGTTCAGGCGCTCTTTCCCGGCTTCCATCAGTTCTTCCTCTGAAGCTTCTCTGGTAGGAACCACGGTGGCGTTGATCCCGCCTCCGCGTTCCATAATAGACATGTAACTGTCGCCTTTCAGTCTCCAGGAGAATTCATCTGCACGGTATCCGCCAAAGACAAAGTGGGTATGGGAATCTACGAATCCCGGCATGACGGTCTTACCCGCTGCGTCGATCACTTCGTATTCTTCCGGATTTACCTGTTTATCCAGTTCTTCTGTGGTACCCACGGCTATGATCTTATCATCATGGATGATCACTGCGCCGTCATAGATCAGGCCGATATCTGACATTTCTTTTCCATGCTTCGGCGCTTTTCCCTTACAGGTTACAAGCTCGGAGGCATGGCGGATGTAACGTTTCTTCATGTCTTATCTCCTTTTAACGATTCTCAGTGGTGTGCGTGATGCTCTTCCACCACTACGTCTTTACATACTCTCTCGATCATATCTTCATCTGCAAGGTACGGCATGGTGATGTGATCCTGCCCTTCCCTTATCTTGTTGTACTCTGCTACGGTCTCAATGGAGTGACCGCATCTTCCCCAGCTCCTCCTGGATACACCGATCATGGTATCCCACGGGATAGCTGCCTTTAAGATCTCATCCACTCTCCCGCTTCCGTCCAGCACCATTCCGAATCCGCCGTTGATGGATTTGCTGATGCCTACGCCTCCTCCGTTGTGCAGCGCTACCAGGCTCATTCCCCTGGCTGCGTTTCCGGCATAGCAGTGGACTGCCATGTCCGCTGTGATGTTGGAGCCGTCATAGATGTTGGAGGTCTCTCTGTACGGGGAATCTGTTCCGCCTGTGTCGTGGTGGTCACGGCCCAGCATCACCGGCCCGATCTCGCCGTTCCTCACCATCTCGTTGAACTTCAGGGCGATATCCCTTCTTCCCAGGGCATCCTGGTACAGGATACGGCACTGGGTCCCCACTACTAATTTATTCTTCTCCGCGTCACGGATCCAGATATAGTTATCCCTGTCCTGGCTCCTTCTGTTCGGGTCGATCACTTCCATGGCCGCATGGTCTGTGGCACGCAGGTCTTCCGGCTTTCCGGACAGGCAGCACCAGCGGAACGGGCCGTATCCGTAGTCGAACAGCTCCGGTCCCAGGATATCCTCCACGTAGGACGGGAACACGAATCCCTCGCTGGTGTCCACGCCGTTCTTGGCGATGTCCTTTGCTCCCGCGTCGAACACGGCTCGCATGAAGGAGTTTCCATAGTCAAAGAAGTAGGAGCCTCTCTCCACCAGGGTCTTGATCAGGTGGTAGTGTTTCACCAGGGTCTGGTCTACCAGCTCACAGAACTTCTCCTTGTCGTTTGCCAGCATCTCGGTGCGCTCCTCAAAGGTCAGGCCCTGCGGGCAGTAGCCTCCGTCGTAAGGCACGTGGCAGCTTGTCTGGTCGGATAACAGCTCTATCTTGATGTTGTTGTCCACTGCATACTGCAGCAGGTCCACGATATTTCCGTGGTAGGCAATGGATACGGTCTCTTTCCTCTCCATATATTCCTCTGCCACACGGAACGCCTCCGCCGCATCCTCGATCACCAGGCCTACCCAGCCCTGGCTGTGCCGGGTCTCGATACGGGAGGCATCCACCTCCGCTACGATTCCCACGCCCCTTGCGATCTCAATGGCTTTGGGCTGTGCGCCGCTCATGCCGCCAAGGCCGCTTGTGACGAACAGGTGGCCGGACAGATCCCCGTCCTGGGGCACGCCTAAGAACTTACGTCCTGCGTTCAGGATGGTGTTGAAGGTGCCGTGCACGATGCCCTGCGGGCCGATGTACATCCAGCCGCCGGCTGTCATCTGGCCGTAGGAGGATACGCCCATGGCTGCAGCTTTCGCCCAGTCCTCCGGGTTGTCGAACATGCCCACCATCAGGCCG includes the following:
- a CDS encoding urocanate hydratase encodes the protein MNNAEIGKAMEIKLDPVLPEYPTFKEGVRRAPKRELTLNKREIKLAVANALRYVPEELHEQLAPEFLDELLTRGRIYGYRFMPKDRIYGRPIDEYKGKCVEGKAFQVMIDNNLDHEVALYPYELVTYGETGQVCQNWMQYQLIKRYLEELTDEHTLVMMSGHPMGLFKSHKTSPRVIVTNGLMVGMFDNPEDWAKAAAMGVSSYGQMTAGGWMYIGPQGIVHGTFNTILNAGRKFLGVPQDGDLSGHLFVTSGLGGMSGAQPKAIEIARGVGIVAEVDASRIETRHSQGWVGLVIEDAAEAFRVAEEYMERKETVSIAYHGNIVDLLQYAVDNNIKIELLSDQTSCHVPYDGGYCPQGLTFEERTEMLANDKEKFCELVDQTLVKHYHLIKTLVERGSYFFDYGNSFMRAVFDAGAKDIAKNGVDTSEGFVFPSYVEDILGPELFDYGYGPFRWCCLSGKPEDLRATDHAAMEVIDPNRRSQDRDNYIWIRDAEKNKLVVGTQCRILYQDALGRRDIALKFNEMVRNGEIGPVMLGRDHHDTGGTDSPYRETSNIYDGSNITADMAVHCYAGNAARGMSLVALHNGGGVGISKSINGGFGMVLDGSGRVDEILKAAIPWDTMIGVSRRSWGRCGHSIETVAEYNKIREGQDHITMPYLADEDMIERVCKDVVVEEHHAHH
- the hutI gene encoding imidazolonepropionase, with protein sequence MKKRYIRHASELVTCKGKAPKHGKEMSDIGLIYDGAVIIHDDKIIAVGTTEELDKQVNPEEYEVIDAAGKTVMPGFVDSHTHFVFGGYRADEFSWRLKGDSYMSIMERGGGINATVVPTREASEEELMEAGKERLNRMLEFGVTTVEGKSGYGMDCDTELKMLRAMKKLNETHPVDIVSTFLGPHSVLPQWKGKEREFLDEQLNHVMPKVKEENLAEFADIFTEKNVFTVEDSEYYMTKAKEMGFKLKIHADEIYQLGGSELAARVGAVSADHLLKASAEGIRQMRDAGVISTILPLTAFGLKEEYAPARRMIDEGCAVALASDLNPGSCFSNSIPLMVALGCIYMNMSIEEVITALTINGAAAVDRADKVGSLEPGKAADIIFLKFPSIHFMPYHTAINLVETVIKNGDTVYHKKW